From the Papaver somniferum cultivar HN1 chromosome 2, ASM357369v1, whole genome shotgun sequence genome, the window TACATAGCATATCATAGCATCTTACCCTTCTGTGCAATTAAGTTTGGGAAAGGGGACGATGATAAACGAGTAACGATAAAGATCACTAAGAAGTGTTTATGTTGTCTATTTCTCAAGCATTTGCGAATAAGAAGTTGGTGGAAACTACttgaaaaaatgaagaaaacaaaaaagagcTCGAGTGATAAGCCGATGGAGAAATGCGTTAACTTACAAAGTACAGGTACACCAAGTGCACATTTAATGAAAGTAGTTGCGCAAAACTAAAACCCTTGAACTATCTTCTTCTCTTCAATATGGTAGAAgctattttcttttttgattgCGTCTCTAAAATTTGATGTTTATCTATTTTCTTTACACTGCATGTAATGACATTCTCTGTTATCGGACAAGTTTCTGGATTGACTAAATTTTTATATTTGAACAAgcttaaaactttatttatgtCTTAAGAAATTTTTGTTGTGATGCTACTGAATTTACATTTGTATTTAGGGAAGGATATTGAACTGGACATGGAAAAAGAGACAATGAATATCGACATGCGTATATATATCTTGTCTGGTTTCTTAGCATTAGAGTtgtagtacccctacgacaactccattttaTGCATTGTGGaagggggtattgtagaaagtccaagatTTTCTACAATACTTGACTAAGAGTTTTAAAGGATGATGTGATTCATAGTTCGCCAATATTTTGCCAAAGTTGTGAttccctttcgatttttttttgagagcctaacacaactcttgcttgtgttGTAGGACTTTTTACAAAACAAAAGATGCTTATCGTAGAAATATGTAACACAACACTTGTATAAGTTGAAGGACTATCTTAGACAACGTAGGATGTGTATTGTAGAAATATGTAACAACTCTTATTACTATTATGAATAAGATTTGCACGACACTTGTTAGAACTGTAGAACTATGTTGGACAACGCCTAGCTATGTCGTGAAGACATTTTTTCACAACCTTTCGTTTGTTGAAATATGGAACACAACTCttattagaagttgtgtgcatataactattttgaagaaaaaaaaattatagctgaaACCGAATTGCCAAAAGTATTTCACATTCATAATTTCATATGAACCTGccatttacattcattcaagacCTGCCACTCCAATTGCATTACCTGGCTAACTTCAAATCACATTGTATGAAAGTGAGTTGGGcaacgaaagaaaagaaaatgatagattctttgaACATGAATAAAAATATCATACATAAATCGTAAAACACAGATATGGGCCTCCGCTACAAATGTGGCAGTAGCATACCCGTTCCAGTATGGTAGTCTGGGTTACATTGCTAAATGGAAGTGATCCGTATTTGCTACACACTCTCTTCTTGGTAAACCAACGACGATTATGGGAAACAGAGGTAGATGATACGGTAGAGGCACTGGCTTAGACGTGAAGTGCCATAGTTTTCAATGAACATCATATCAGTTGGCATAGCTTTAGCACCTGCAAATCGCAGGTACTCTTCAAGTACAGCAGGAAAACACCAATTCTGCATTTTCCTCAAACAGCCAATAACACTGCCCGTCCTATGTTGTTGTTCATGCAAAGGAAAATTTATCAGAAAATGAATACTGCTTAATCATTGAGCTACGACCAGAAATAAAATATAGAGAATGGAAGTTGACTGTTAGATCATGTTGCCATACTTTTCCATGTCTGCAGTGCAGTAGAAATCCCCCATCATACGGCTGCACATAAAAGACTGTAGTAAGTAATATGCATTGCTGTAGAAATTTGTTATAAGTAGCACAGCCAGAATCcacattgaagaagaaaatcatcaTACACACACCTGACAGTTCACTATATATTCCTTGGCTTTCCATATATCCATCCCACTCCAATCATCATTCAATAAATAAGATATGGCAGCTGAAAAATATCAAGGATTCCAGTCAATATAACAAAAATAGAAGacaaaaaaatcaaacaatcGCATAATTGATAGTCATAGTAACTCAAATAAATTCCTTACCAGCACAATATACAAATCGGAGGTCCTTCTCTGCACCAGTACGAATAGGCATAAAACTGCAAATAAAGATGAAACAAGTTTATTCATATCACAGGAGCACCAAGGTTCAATGCTCTATGCTTAGCTAAAAAACATAGACTCAAACAAGACACTTACACATTGAGAGATGTGGGTTCCATAACAACAGTTCCCAGCTTAGAATCAATCTTAGCATCAAGCTTTGCATTCTGAACAAGATTCACTATCCATCTCTCTGCCTCATCAAAATTCATATTCAACTTCTCGGCAAGAGTTCTGTTCACAAATTCATAGACCAAACAACATTTAAAAATCAGATAAGTCAATGCCTTGTATATATAACATATTAAAAGTAGGGAAACAACACTGAACTTATTTGAATAAAGCAGATTTGAACATGACTCGAGTAAGATAGATACGCACCCTATATCAATGCGCTGGTGGATTCTGCAGTATACCTCAAAGATGAAGAGACGGGCTTTTCAAGAAATTCATCCCTCAAAGGAACGGTACTAAAGTTTCCTTCTTCATCAGCTCATTTACCAAGGAATGGATCATTCAAAATCACCTATATGACAAGTTCCAACAAAAATCTTCAGCAACAACCTAACAATTCACAACACGAACTAGCATGAAGGAAGAACTAATGGCACACCCAAGTCTAAACCACAGGACAAGAAGTAATTTACTAAAAAGTCGACTCTCGGGTATTAGTTTCACTAATGAACATCTGGCTAAGATGATGTGCAGAGAACTATTCATGGCAAAAATACAGAGAAGATGAAGTATAGCAATTTAGGACAAGCAAAATAAACTCTTGAATAACTCTACAAAATAAGCTTGGGAACCTTATATACACTACTGCCCTGCTGAATACTACTTAGTAGCAATTCAGGAAAAGCAAAATAAATTAGTCCCACTTCAACACAAGTACGAACTCCGATGGTCAGTAACACAAGAAAATACATTAAAACTCAAACTCCAGATATGACTAGGAGTTGCAAACCGAGGAATTACTGTACAATGCATGATACTAGATGACAGAAGATGTGGAATTGATTGTTGTTAACCTTTCAGGTTTATTAGTTGCAAAATATAACCAATGGATGTAACGTCCAAAAATAATGGATGTAATGCAAAGACCTTAAGAAAAGAACACTTACATCCTCGTATTCACGAAGCTTTTGTTGTGGACCATCGAAGTCATAGTTGACATACAAGCAGTACAAGAACTCAGTGATGGGATCCTTGTATGCAGATTGCTCTTGCTGGATGACTTTGATCAACTCTTTGAGCTGAGGTCTTCTCTTTTTGTTGACAATCAATGCAATCACCAAATCCCTTTCACAGCCACTGTATAGCTTCATGAATCACCACCAGAATCAACAACTCATCTATTTCCACAGCTCAAGCCATGTTACTAAAACAGCACCACCAGTTCCTCATTGCAGCAGCATTTCATACCCATTTCATTCACTTCCATACTCTCTATGAATTCAACAGCTCAACCTTGTCTTCTTGTGTGTATTCTTCAAATACAACACAAACCCACTGTTTACAGACCTGATTATTCTCTAATGGAACCCccaatttcttctttgattctctCTTCATTTATGTCTTCTCCGCTTCATCAATTGCTGTAGAACCCTAATTCAGCTCCATCTGCTCCAGAAATCCATCCTCCCTGCATCAACCATTCTCAgttcaaaacccatctccaaatCAGATCTGCAATTACTCATGAATCCAACACAAACCCCTGTCTCCAAAACATTCACAGACCAGTCATAAACATCATTTGCTGCCAATTCGAACTCAAGAAGAAACCCATTTTATCTGAGCTCGAACCCTAACTTCTAATTCCTGAATCACTCCAATCTATACTTCAGTGAACAACCACAGAAACCCATCGATTTCATCAGCTTCAATTCTTCGTCTCTGTCTCATTTTCGGTTCAGAACCAGCTTCATCTTCTCAATCTCGTAACCCTAACTCCAACACCAGAGTAAAAAAAATAGTTAAGAAACTGATGAAAGCACCCATTTCAGTTCCTTCTTTCCTTCTGAATCGAACAGCTACACCCTATTCTTTGAACCCACCAGCAACCTTCTCAAATCAACAGCAAACTCAgatttcttctctgatttcttcaacaACGACCAAATCCAAGACACAAAATCTTATGTAATAAAAATTCAAACATACCCCATTTCTTGATTCTTCCATTAGCAGCAACGGCTTGTTTCATTGCaaccaatttcatctttgaaTTTCCCCATCTCCTCACGGTTTCTCAGATTGGTAATGAAGCCGCCATCAGTTTCAGGTGAAGAAAATAAACAGAACTAATGATGAGATAAATAATCAGAATAAAACAAAATGAAGCGCCAACTCATTTCAGTTGAATCCATGACAGATCTGTAAGTGGAAGAAGAAGGCGGAGGAAGCCATTGCAATTACATATGTATGTGAATTTCACTGGTAATCTTAGAAGAATCTCGAGGTACATCTCTTCAGGAAGACTTGACATTGCTCTTCTCCTCCTTCGAATTTTCTCGAATGAGAAAAAATTAAGGGGTCTTTTCGTTCTAAATTAGGGGTTTCGGGATGAGGAAAAAAAAAGTTCGGGTTTTTGTTTCGGGGAAGAAAGTGAATTTTAATGAGCGCCTGCCTGTTGAGATTTTATGACAACCCGGAAGCAATAAGGCCAAATTTCGAGCCAGGCCTTGCTGCCCGATACCATATACTTTGCCAAGTCTATGGACCATGGAGCTGCTGCATGGATGtgcccaattttatttttttcggtGATCATAAAAGCAAATTCATTACTCAAAGGGAACCATATTACATAGAGTTGAGAGGATATATCTTGGTGGGCTTTCAGACCACACTTGATTACACACAAATTTTTTGACATATTTGGCTAATCCATCAGCCGCTTCATTACCAGTCCTAGgaaagaaaacacatttgatacTACTCATAAATTCTAAGATCCTATTAATATCCGAAAGAAGATTATGGTCCTTCCATCTAGAATTAACAAAATTTAAAGTCACAGCTTCAATAACAGTCTTACAACCTCGTTCAATGATGACATTTTTCCACCCTCTACTCCTTATCCATTCCACTGCTTCTAGAAGAGCTAAGCCTTCACCCTGTTCAGCATCTCTAGCCTTTGTAGCTTTCACCAAGGCCTCCAAAAATCTCCCTGCACAATCTCTTAATATTATGCCAATACCACAAATATTTTTCCTTTATAAAAAGCAGTATCAAAATTTAGCTTCCACCAGTTTTTAGGAGGTTTCTCCCATTTTTTCTTAGGTATGCTAGTTTTTTTTTCTGCATCTAGAGTTAGTCTCACAACCTAGAATATTGTATTTCATGCAGAATTGTTTAATGCTCATTATGATGATGTTAGGGTTAGTGATTTTTCCTTCAAAGACTCTCATGCATCTAAATTTCCAACTTCGCCACATTATAATTGTTGCTAAAAGGATACTTTTCTCTTTTTTAAAAGAAATGATGCTCTGGTCTTGATTCcaggatttgatacaatcttgcAGAGAGTTGAAGTGTTGTTGAGAGTGCATGGCTTCTGGTAAGATGGTAAACCAAATAACTTTTGCTAGATCACAGTGCAGAAGGATGTGCATGTCTGTTTCTGGTGTTTGCTTGCAAAAAGGACAGCTATAATCTTCTAACTGAATGTGTCTTCCTACTCTTGTTCTTGTTTGAAGAATGTCTTTTAAGCatcttcatagaaataatttgaGCTGGTAAGGGAGCTTTTAATGTCATATCTTCAACCAGAATTTATGATCTTCTTTACTGATGCAGTTTCCATTGGTTTCTTGAATTAAAGCTTTGTAGGTAGACTGGACAGTGAAGATACCATTTCTTGTTAGACTCCAGTTGagaatatctctagtatttccgGAGATTCTTATTTCCTGAATTTTCTTACTTTCTGTGTTGCTGAAAActtgatcaagtctttgaatatCCCATTGTTTGGCTTCTTGTTGTATTAAGCTCTGAACCGTATCATTATTTCTTGAGTACTGTGTTGCATTTGAAAGTTGTATGTGTTTGTTGTCCAATTATGCCTCCATATTTTTATTCTTGAGCCATCACCAACACTCCAAATATAGCACTTCTTTACAATCTGCAGACctatatatatgtttttccatATCCATGAGAAGTAATTTTATCACATAAAGGGTCTTTGTTGTGGAAGTATTTAGCTCTCACGATTCTAGCACAGAGAGAGTTGTGTTCTGTAATCATTCTCCAAGCTAATTTTGCAAGAAGACATCATTTAATTTTGTGGTGTTTTTGAAGCCCATTCCTCCAAGCCTTTTTAGTTTACAAACAACACCCCATCAAATTGGATTCATTCCTTCCTTGTTTTCCTTTCTCCACCAGTATCTTCTTTGAACTCTGTCAATGGAATCAGTGACATACTTCGGCATTTTGAAGCAGCCCATCAGGTAATTAGCCATAGTACTCAGCACTGACTGGACTTGAGTTGATCTGCTAGCTTGATCAATTATTTTTCCTTATCATGTGCTTAACCTGTTTTGAACCCTTTCTTCTATTGGTTTAAcattttttctcttatttttgcCCAAAAAGAGAGGTAGGCCAAGGTATTTCTTATTTAAACCCATAGTCTTCATTTGAAGTATACTTGAGATATGAGAGCATCTCAGAGGTTGCACATGCTTTTTGAAGAACACACTGGATTTGTTGAAGTTTACCACCTTCCTGAAGCATTTTTGAATTTGCTGATGATGTCAAGGATATTCCTAATATCTTGATTTTTTTCCTTTACCTTTACAGAAGAGAAGGCAGTCATCGGCAAATAGTAAGTGATTGATGCTTGGTCTATGCTGACTTGGTTTGATTCCTTggattttctttaagatttcttcCTTACAAAGCATTATTGAGAAGCCTTCCATGCAAAGAATGAATAGATATGGTGATATTGGATCACCTTTCCTTAGGCCTCTAGATGGAATGAAAGGTTGGCAAGAAGAGCCATTAAGGAGCACAAAAACTGAGGTGGTTCCAATGCACTAGCTAATCATTTGACACCATTTTTTGCAGAAACCCAGTTGCTTCATGATATCGAATAAGAACTTACATTCAATCCTGCCAAATGCTTTTGACATATCCAGTTTGATTCCAACTTCACCAAATTTGTTTCTACTTTTCTTCATGTGATCTACAATTTCATGAGCTATTATTGTGTTGTCTGAGATGTTTCTGTTTGGGACATAAGCTGCTTGAAAAGGAGATACAATTTTCTGTAGGATGGGTTTCAGTCAATTGGCAAGGATTTTTGAAATTATCTTATAGTTTATGTTGCAAAGGCTTATGGGTCTGTAATCTGAGGGATTTTGTGGACGTTCAACTTTTGGGATCAGGGTTTGAAAGGTGTAGTTAAGATCCTTGAGAAGATATCCatttctggaagaaaaaaaattgaaccaTTTGAGTATTGTCATTACTTACTATGTTCCAGCATTGTTCATAGAAGCCTTCTTGAAAGAAATCTGGTCCTAGTGCTGCCCATGGTTTGATTTGGAAGACTGTATTTTTAATTTCTTATATACCTGGTATTCTTGTTAGCATTATCTTCTTTTGTTATGCAAGGATTTCTTC encodes:
- the LOC113347725 gene encoding eukaryotic translation initiation factor 3 subunit E-like encodes the protein MNFDEAERWIVNLVQNAKLDAKIDSKLGTVVMEPTSLNVFMPIRTGAEKDLRFVYCAAAISYLLNDDWSGMDIWKAKEYIVNCQPYDGGFLLHCRHGKDGQCYWLFEENAELVFSCCT